The following are encoded together in the Terriglobia bacterium genome:
- a CDS encoding septal ring lytic transglycosylase RlpA family protein, which translates to MRRVLSNILVVVVLITGLEAASRNNTHPIEYVQSNTASRLRPNPQKPYQVGTASWYGRYFHGKATASGEPFNMYQFTAAHRHLPLGTMVQVTNLRNGETVVVRVNDRGPMPKSRIIDLSYGAARTIGLSGHGVEPVRLDILEPAPEIAQNEAFLP; encoded by the coding sequence ATGCGACGAGTACTGTCCAACATCCTGGTGGTCGTAGTTTTGATCACCGGCCTGGAGGCGGCATCCCGGAACAACACGCACCCCATAGAGTACGTTCAGAGTAACACCGCCTCCAGACTCCGGCCGAACCCGCAGAAGCCCTATCAGGTAGGCACCGCCTCCTGGTACGGACGCTACTTCCACGGCAAGGCCACCGCCAGCGGCGAACCCTTTAACATGTATCAGTTCACCGCGGCCCACCGGCATCTGCCCCTGGGCACCATGGTCCAGGTCACCAACCTGAGGAACGGCGAAACCGTCGTCGTCCGGGTCAATGACCGCGGCCCCATGCCCAAGTCCCGGATCATCGACCTGTCCTACGGGGCGGCTCGCACGATCGGGCTTAGCGGCCATGGCGTCGAGCCTGTAAGGCTCGATATTCTGGAGCCAGCCCCGGAAATCGCACAAAACGAGGCCTTTTTGCCTTAA
- the thiD gene encoding bifunctional hydroxymethylpyrimidine kinase/phosphomethylpyrimidine kinase — protein MPESRPTVLSIAGYDPSSGAGVTADIKTIAAHGCFGVTCITALTVQSTQGVRRVQAVEGRLVAETLEELANDIGVSAVRIGMLASGEVAEAVAEFLGRARLQNVPDPPLPNSGRYGAPWVVLDPILRSSSGTDLLDERGIEVVRTRLIQLADVVTPNMEEAAALSGVKVQSLFGMKKAAAKLQEMGARAVVITGGHLKEPVDLLSVGRKQMEFAGKRIESNATHGTGCAFATALACNLARGIDLKDSVRAAGQYVRRAIARAYPVGRGKGPINHLYGMREA, from the coding sequence ATGCCAGAGTCGAGGCCAACGGTGCTAAGCATAGCCGGCTATGACCCGTCGTCGGGAGCGGGCGTCACGGCCGACATCAAGACCATTGCCGCCCACGGGTGCTTTGGGGTGACGTGCATAACGGCATTGACGGTGCAGTCCACCCAGGGGGTGCGGCGGGTGCAGGCGGTGGAGGGGCGGCTGGTGGCGGAAACGTTGGAAGAGCTGGCGAACGACATTGGGGTGTCGGCGGTCAGAATCGGGATGCTGGCCTCAGGGGAGGTGGCGGAGGCGGTGGCGGAGTTTCTGGGGCGAGCGCGGCTTCAAAATGTGCCCGACCCACCTCTGCCAAATTCGGGCAGATATGGGGCACCGTGGGTGGTGCTGGACCCGATTTTGCGGTCGTCGTCGGGGACGGATTTGCTGGATGAGCGGGGAATCGAGGTGGTGCGGACCAGGCTGATCCAACTGGCGGACGTGGTGACCCCAAATATGGAGGAAGCGGCAGCGCTCAGTGGAGTGAAGGTACAAAGCCTGTTTGGGATGAAGAAGGCGGCGGCGAAGCTGCAGGAAATGGGAGCACGGGCGGTCGTGATTACGGGCGGGCACCTGAAGGAGCCGGTGGATTTGCTGAGCGTCGGGCGAAAACAGATGGAGTTTGCGGGGAAGCGGATCGAGTCCAACGCAACCCACGGCACGGGGTGCGCGTTTGCGACGGCGCTGGCGTGCAACCTGGCGCGCGGAATTGATCTGAAGGATTCAGTGCGGGCGGCGGGACAGTATGTGCGCCGGGCG